A genome region from Microbacterium terricola includes the following:
- a CDS encoding pyridoxamine 5'-phosphate oxidase family protein, with translation MTEITGADALARVKELVEDIDFTMLTTHEGGKLVSRPMSTRQMDEAGDIWFFTAEDTRKVDDAKADRDVNLSYCDAKGMRYVSVAGQASVVHDDAKMKELYTPSLDIWFEDGLETPGIALLKVTPVETEFWEPSKGKIAMAAGMLKSLVTKDTPDDDIMNHGRIVC, from the coding sequence ATGACCGAAATCACTGGAGCGGACGCACTGGCCCGCGTGAAGGAACTGGTCGAGGACATCGACTTCACCATGCTCACCACCCACGAGGGGGGCAAGCTGGTGAGCCGCCCGATGAGCACCCGCCAGATGGACGAGGCTGGCGACATCTGGTTCTTCACCGCCGAGGACACGAGGAAGGTCGACGACGCGAAGGCCGACCGGGACGTCAACCTGTCGTACTGCGACGCGAAGGGGATGCGGTACGTCTCCGTCGCCGGGCAGGCGAGCGTGGTGCACGACGACGCGAAGATGAAGGAGCTCTACACTCCGTCCCTCGACATCTGGTTCGAGGACGGCCTCGAGACTCCCGGGATCGCCCTGCTCAAGGTGACGCCCGTGGAGACGGAGTTCTGGGAGCCGTCGAAGGGGAAGATCGCCATGGCGGCGGGCATGCTGAAGTCGCTCGTCACGAAGGACACTCCCGACGACGACATCATGAACCACGGCCGCATCGTCTGCTGA